TTTCCTGTCTCCCCCCGGAGCTCTGCTGTCTCTCTAGTGGCCTGGACTCCTCGCCAGCACCGGCTGCTCGCctcccagccctccctcccctgGGTCCCTGGCCCCCTTCTCCCCGAACCCTCGGAGCTCTGGCCCGGACTGGATCTTGTCTGGACTTTCCGGGGGATGCAGGTATCCTGTGCTCGGAAAAGCGCAGAATTAAAAGCCTCACGTGGGACCTCTGTTATTCCGGCCTTTGGGGGCTGCCACATGGGTGGGGCAGTTAGGGGGGGGGCAGCGGGACTATGAGGTACAGAAACACTAGGGACAGTTGGAGTCACCGTGGTTACTTTTCTTTGTACAGAGGGAGCCTGGAGCCAGAGGGAATGGGCCCCGGCAGCCTCCGACCTCCCCAGGTGAGTGCGGTCCGCTAGACCTGCTGGACCAATCCACCATCACAGGCATTTCCCTTAACATGGGGGAAAGTGTGGGAAGCCGCAATAACTTATGGACTGTCTCTTTATAAAAGTGGTTATTATGTTAACACAGTAGGAACAACACTGCCCTGCTCTTCTATGTTTTTAACTGATTCACtgagattttaattttaacaCCTTGACATTTATACTTGTTTtaagtttattaatttatttttctgaggacTATTTTAGccgattttttaaaatttgggaatATTGTTTAATCATTGTCCGTTCCCCCCCCAATATTATCATTTGTGAGATCTGTTCTATGACCTagtcattatttaatatttaaattgatatttaatatCAATTTAGGTTTTATGTTTTTTGTCAGTGATTCCTGAATCAAtttccattcttatttctttagGGAATGAAAGGATGTGTGAATAATTTACCTTTGTCGGCAGGATGTCTTTATCCCAATGGTTAATTTTTATACAAGTTCCATGTGTGACAAAGAAATAGGCATATTCCTCTGTTGCCATAAGTCTTTTACCTCCAGTTGCTTTAGGCATTTGTTCGTTTCTTCTGCTTACATTTCATTCTACATTTCTTCATGTAGAAGAGGTAgctctttccttttaattctcttgtagtttcctttcctttcttgccCTTCAACttattctgttcatttttaaaatttcatccatttttcttttcctttccaaggAGGATTGCACTACTTCTTTTCATTGTCCATCTTCCCTTTCTGTTTTGCCTAATTTCTCATTCTCTGGCTCATAGTACCCTACTCCtctggtctttctttttttccccctgtataTTTCATACAGTCAGAAGCCTCCAAAGTATCCAATATGAGCTTTGACCTGTAGATGCTTTCTGCCACTGGCTTTAGGACAACCTCTAGATTCCTCTTTCCCATGGTGGGTTTCTTTCAGGATATTGTGTAACGAAAAAGCTGTCAGCTTTCTCAAGCATAAAACCCCTAAGCCTCAGGGAGAAGTCCCTTTTCTCCTCTAAGAATAGTGATCAGTAGAACCCTCTCTCATCTCCAAAGTCAAGCGTCtcccttttttcactttttcaatctttccccattcctccctcactccctaggtgccccccctttttttttttcaaatccatgTACTTAATTCTCAATTTTCGATTCTGTTCTTCAgcctttcattctttcctccagaATTCTTTGTTCTCTAAGTTTTTAGGATACAACTTTCTCTTACTGGCGACCCCTTCTTTGTTTTACTTTACTGGATATTGGACTCTCCGCTTTtttgtgaaatattattttttctcccttattcttCAACTCCCATCTGCAGGATAGGTCATCCTAGACTGCACCCTCGGCTCTACTGCTCTCTGGAACCCATTCTCCTCCATTTCTTCCCCTTATCTCCTTGGTTTGCATTTGTCTTCCAAATTCAGTCAGTTCCATTGTATGAGAAGGTCTGTCTCATGGCTTGTAGGACTTTTTCCTTGTGAATGAATTGTTAAAGGTGACCACTTGAAGCCTTGCAGTTTGTAGCCCTGCGTTATGTTTTTGGCTTCTGGGTTTGGTTTTTCTGTGGGTGAtctgtggattctttccattGGAATATCACTTTCTCTGTCCAGAATTTCTTTCATGATTGGGTCCATTTTTTTAACCAGTTGGGTCTTTCTGGGAAACTTGTCATCCTTGGGGTCTAAATCCATGTGCATGCTGTCTTTCCTTCCAGTATACTGGCTTTTCAGCAAGGGGCAGATTTTCTTTGAATGTTAATTGtagtctacttcagtttcctcaggcTGTCCTTTACTTTTATGTATTTTCCTTCCCTGcctgttctcttttattttctttgggaagagTAAGTTCTCTATCCCCTTCACTTGGCAATTCACAAGAGAAGCCACAGGGCCCAAAAGGATGGACTGGAGTTTGGGTGGGAAGGAGGCCCTcaattcaaagacagagtggagaGCTCAGCCAGAGAAGTTCCAAAGAAGAGCCAGTGAGTAATGAGGAGACGGCTGAACTTTCTCCTTCAAAGTTCTACTTCATGTTGGTAAAGAGGGGCTGTGGGGTGCTTGAGGTTTGTCGTAGCTTCTCTTGGTGGGGAGGTTAGGAATCAGAGATCAGTTGTCCCTGTGAATGGCATGGGTTGAGATCTCTCAGGAAATTGAGCAAAGCTCCTCCCACCTGAAAGCTAACATAGGCCCAAGTTTCATCTGCCATAGAATCGAGTGACTCACCGGAAAACCCCTCCATTCTCCATTGCCAAGTAAGGGGAGTTTTGAATTATTTGGCTGCCTTTTAGCTTCCCAGCCAGATTGTCTCACTTAGACTGTATGTCCTGAAGCCCTGCCAGTGAGCTTGAAGGTCAGCAGGGTGTGTGGGGATTTCTGTGCTGGGGCTCTATAAACCCTGACTCTAGGCCTTTGTATCCACTTTTGTCTGCCCACATGGATTGCCCAGATTGGGAAATACTCTTCTGGAGAACATATAAGAAACTTTCCCTTTGCTCCTAGAGATGGCTCCAGATTGGGTTAGGGTCATCTCTGTCTTAAACCAGACAAAACCTCCTTTGGGACATCCTATGACGGCCCATTGTTCAGTCAGCAGGGAAACTCTGTCTCTTGGTGACTTATTCCTTACCCACAATGCCGTGCGTTATCTCCCCTAACTCCCACTGTGTCCCAACCCCACTCCTCTTTACAAATACTCACTCCTTCAGGGTTAGCCTGCCAGCTGAGGGTGTGCCCCAACATCACGGGgggctccctttctactgggtaattgtgagttccactgagttCCTTGTCTTTCATaggctctcccactctatttctcGTTTACCATTGTATCCCTTCTCTTGGTCCCCTCAATAAATCCTCCTTTTCCCAGAGAGAATGGCCATGGTGTATTCTTCATGTGGCTGAACCCCcacttttggtgcctgccatccCTGGGTGACAAACCCCACACCATCAGTCACAACACTATACAATGCTTTTGGGTAAATTCATTCACAGTCTTACTGAGGCTTGTTCCAGGAGCTGACTCTGACACTCAGAAATGGTCTGACCTTTGAACATATCCCTTCTCTGCTTTGTTTCCTGCTGTAAATTGAGGGTTAGGGTTCCCCTAACCTTAATTCTGAAGTGTCTCTGAGCTCTACATCTCATGACTTTTGCTGCTTTAGGAGTGGGTGACATTCACAGATGTGGCTGTGGACTTTACCCAGGAGGAGTGGGGCCTCTTGGACCCTTCTCAGAAGGAGCTGTACAAGGGGGTCATGCTGGAGAATGCCCGGAACCTGCTGTCCCTGGGTAAGGACATTTCCCCTGCTAACTCTGAATCTGCATATGGTCATTCCCTAAGGTGCAGcgttttgggggggagggaagcagTATTAGTCAGAATGGAGAAAGTGCTGGTTGGTTGTATCCAAGCAAGAGGGTCCTCCTACATGTCCTTAATTGGATAATACAAACACATCTCAGAAGTTATTTTGGCTGACTCTAACTGGGCACAAATTTGTCTGGcaaatctctgaaaatagctcAGGCAGCTTTTCCTTACCCAGCTTGTTCTTTGAGATGGGTCTAACATTTGgaatattctactttttaatggCCATCAATTTTTAGCCCCTAGTACCTAGTTGTCCCCAATACAGAAAGTTTGTCCTTAATCTTCCTTCTTGTTGCTCTCAAATTCTAGCACAAGTGGTGGGAAGGAAATGGGAGGGAAGAAGCATTTCCTTTGCCAGATGCTTTCTGTACAGCACTGTGGCAACAATGTTGTGTAAGAACAACTTCCAGCAAGTAAGTTGTTATTCTAAATAACTAAAGTAATGAAAAAGCACAAAGAttctatttgcatccagagaaagaactgatgactagaaataatgaagagcataatttgacatatatgtgtatctgcATGGTTGCATAGGTATACCATATATATTTCTCTGTAATGGCAGACCCCTCTAGGGTGGGGGCAGGAAAGTGAGGGAAAAACATTTATAACTTTGTTGCCTATTTGAAAGTAACAGCAATTTGTATATGTAGATTTAGCATTTCATGGtccattatctttttattttactatattgtggaaatgcttgtttctaaattaaagataaaatattgtgTTTATTCAACATCTTACCCTTGTAATTTAGGTGATGTTGTTATTCCCTTTTGAGAGTAGAAGAACCTGAGGCAGTTTAATATACTTACCAAGGGATTAAGCTACTAAATATCCAAGGCCTAATTTAAGCTCAGGTACTCCTGCCTCTATGCACAtgtgtgttaggattaccagcagagaattcaggttgtctggacagtgacaaggtgagaattcaggttgacttgacagttctctgggtcagacctttggttcgggcctttaaagggagtttacaccttaggaattctaggaggaacaagctcattggttgaagtggttcttcccagaagcccttgcattatttgGTTCTCAGACCTtctcccagagaaagattacaactgagagacaatcagaacgtTACACATGTGTCCCTCCACCACCCTATCAGCTCTACATAATTTCTAGATAATGGAAACTCAGGAATGAGTCTGTCCTATGAAGAAGGGGTTCCAGGACTAAGGTCCCTTTTTATCTGACCAAAGCTGCTCAGGCCCAAGAACCCTTTGTACCCAGGTATGGGGCTAGAAGTTTCTGCCACAATGGAACCCAACAGGATAGGACGTGGGGGAAGAGCATTTGCCTCTTTCTCAGAACACCTTGTACAACAGCATGATGGGGCAAACCCTCTCATGGGTAACTAACATTACAAGCACTAATAGGTGACCATAGACTCACTTGTTTGAATAGAATGAGGTGAATCTCAAAATGGAGCAGCTCTGGATCCTCACCCCATTCTCTAAAGAGAACTAAATTTCAAACTCCTCTCCATCTCCATCCCTAACTGCTTTCTATGCCCAGGACTTCCAGTTTCCAGAGAAGATGTGATCTCTTATTTTGAGCAAAGGGAAGTACCCTGGATGCTGCACCCAGAAGGCCAGAGGAGCTGCCCTCCAGGTGAGTGAGGAGAAAGCAGGGACATGAGAGTTGTGCTTACAAGAGACTTTTAGGACCCACCAGGAAGTAAAAGCTTGGTTTGGGGGAGAAAGTTCAGCCTTggaatattttcaaatatgttcTGGCAGTGGCTTCCTGGACTAGTCACTGAATCTcaatttcccatctataaaatgagagacttgCTCTCCATGGCCTTGTGGGTCCCAACTCCCAATGATCATCTGTGGTCCTATAAGAGTCATTGCTTGAAATCTGGGGCAGTGGAATTCTCCTGAAGGAGCCAAAATAACTCATGTTGTCCAAGTTAAGCCATTTCTTAGGACTTCGAATCAGCAAACATTGTGGGTCTGCTCCATCCTGGGCCCTGGGCTAAGTACCAGGAACAGAAAGAGGTGCAAGCAATATCTGCTCTCTTGGAGGTCACAGACTGTGGGGCAGACAATCTACCAGCAACTATGTAGAAACTCACTGTGGACTAGGAAAATTGTTTACATTTAGTACCTTAGGAGGTCACTAATTAGTGAGGATAATAGTGGTTAAAGAGAGGACAATTGGGGAGAAAAtagtcaaaatgaaataaaacagtgAACATGTATATGGCACCTACGGTGGTTCATGCAGAGGATAAATATGGTCTCATGTTATCCTCATGAGAACCCTAGGCCTTAGGTG
This sequence is a window from Sminthopsis crassicaudata isolate SCR6 chromosome 1, ASM4859323v1, whole genome shotgun sequence. Protein-coding genes within it:
- the LOC141556768 gene encoding zinc finger protein 583-like isoform X2 codes for the protein MGPGSLRPPQEWVTFTDVAVDFTQEEWGLLDPSQKELYKGVMLENARNLLSLGLPVSREDVISYFEQREVPWMLHPEGQRSCPPGFTLWILSWPFSLENIDWGQLTGTPSRCLLPSPTPHASPPGMEPQISTTLVSLKQLKRRSTPLFPHASGSDGLRGEQDKGTPLL
- the LOC141556768 gene encoding KRAB domain-containing protein 5-like isoform X3 encodes the protein MGPGSLRPPQEWVTFTDVAVDFTQEEWGLLDPSQKELYKGVMLENARNLLSLGLPVSREDVISYFEQREVPWMLHPEGQRSCPPGPIYSFSTVLPALF